In Microvenator marinus, one genomic interval encodes:
- the rpoB gene encoding DNA-directed RNA polymerase subunit beta, whose protein sequence is MVQAIKSNFRARKNYGTIRKVVDIPNLIDIQKKSYDDFLQKDIEPDDRQLVGLQAVFKDIFPIHGIHETATLDFVSYEIQKPKYDIRECIARGMTYQAPVRVLVRLVIWDIDPDTGAKSLLDLKEKEVFFGEIPLMTDSGTFIINGTERVIVSQLHRSPGTFFDHDKGKSHSSGKLLYSARIIPYRGSWLDFEFDAKDILHVRIDRKRKMPATILLRALGYSTEELLGIYYQTETIYIDGGDYFKSVDFDILNGQVASMDVLDEDGNFLVKKGKKFTRSAVRKILKAGQDRVPISTEELFGKVASEDVFDMNTGEVIVESNEEITESKLKDLETRGISEFKVLFIDNLNSGPYLRNTLTADKIESPEEAILEIYQRLRPGDPPIADQAQNLFDGLFFNPDRYDLSKVGRLKLNYKFHHEVVEPLETREKEIKKELESAKGKSRDNLEKELAEIEEKLEPWRIQTLREEDIIETVRYLIELRNGRGTIDDIDHLGNRRVRTVGELLENQFRIGLVRMERSIRERMLSHEINMVTPDELINHKPVSAVIKEYFGSSQLSQFMDQTNPLSEVTHKRRLSALGPGGLTRDRAGFEVRDVHVTHYGRICPIETPEGPNIGLIASLSTYARINEYGFIETPYRAVVGGKVTDKVRFYSALEEQTHVIAQANAPIDDEGNFLNELVAAREAGDPTMATPERVTLMDVSPNQLVSVGAGLIPFLENDDANRALMGSNMQRQAVPLLRSNSPLVGTGLERDVARDSGVTIVAKQSGWVESVDAERIVVRPEQGTDDLFVKPDIYKLTKFSRSNQATCINQKPIIDVGDWVEKGEILADGPSTERGELALGQNVIVAFMPWGGYNFEDSILLSERLVQDDVYTSVHIEEFECVARETKLGAEEITRDIPNVGEEGLANLDESGIVRIGAEVKYDDILVGKITPKGETTLSPEEKLLRAIFGEKAGDVRDTSLRMPPGTQGTVIGAKVFAREDVAKDDRATEIENAEEKKLLKDQNDEIRILRDAAYRKMLALLEGKKVKVNLVDEANSVLLKEGTKISEKVLEDVPRRYWADIVVDDETSDKLMSILADVEDQILIIRMNYGDKIEKLRTADDLSPGVIKMVKVYVAIKRKIQVGDKMAGRHGNKGVISRILPMEDLPYLEDGTPVDVVLNPLGVPSRMNVGQILETHLGWAARNLGRRIGEMLEEAQKPENLRKWLLDIFHNDDHQAIIKSLDDDGLLEYAKTCTKGVHMATPVFDGAPEKTIREFLAKSGVSSTGQSVLFDGRTGEAFDNDVTVGIMYVLKLHHLVDDKIHARSIGPYSLVTQQPLGGKAQFGGQRLGEMEVWAIEAYGAAYTLQEFLTVKSDDVQGRTRIYESIVKGDFTLDPGLPESFNVLIKELHSLCLNVELLENVA, encoded by the coding sequence ATGGTTCAAGCGATTAAGTCGAACTTCCGAGCCCGCAAAAACTACGGGACCATCCGAAAAGTGGTGGATATCCCGAATCTGATCGATATTCAGAAGAAGTCCTATGACGACTTTCTTCAGAAGGATATCGAGCCGGACGATCGACAGCTTGTCGGGTTGCAAGCCGTTTTTAAGGACATCTTTCCGATTCATGGGATCCATGAGACGGCTACACTCGATTTCGTAAGCTACGAAATCCAGAAGCCGAAGTACGATATCCGTGAGTGTATCGCTCGCGGCATGACCTACCAGGCGCCAGTACGCGTACTGGTTCGTCTCGTGATCTGGGACATCGACCCAGACACCGGCGCAAAGTCACTTCTCGACCTCAAAGAGAAGGAAGTCTTCTTCGGTGAAATCCCGCTGATGACCGACTCCGGTACCTTTATTATCAATGGTACTGAGCGCGTGATCGTGTCGCAGTTGCACCGCTCACCCGGTACATTCTTCGACCACGACAAAGGAAAGAGCCACTCCTCGGGTAAATTGCTTTACTCGGCGCGTATCATTCCTTACCGCGGCTCATGGCTCGATTTCGAGTTCGACGCGAAAGATATTCTGCACGTCCGAATTGACCGCAAGCGCAAGATGCCTGCGACCATTCTGTTGCGCGCGCTCGGATACTCGACCGAAGAACTCCTTGGTATCTACTACCAAACCGAGACCATCTACATCGACGGTGGCGACTACTTTAAGAGTGTGGATTTCGACATCCTCAACGGTCAGGTCGCCTCGATGGACGTGCTCGACGAAGACGGAAACTTCCTCGTCAAGAAGGGCAAGAAGTTCACGCGTAGCGCCGTCAGGAAGATCCTCAAAGCCGGTCAAGATCGTGTTCCGATCTCCACCGAAGAGCTCTTCGGTAAAGTCGCATCGGAAGACGTCTTCGACATGAACACCGGTGAGGTGATCGTCGAGTCGAACGAAGAGATCACCGAGTCCAAACTCAAAGATCTTGAAACTCGCGGTATCAGCGAGTTCAAAGTGCTCTTCATCGATAACTTGAACTCCGGTCCGTACCTGCGAAACACCTTGACCGCAGATAAGATCGAGAGCCCCGAAGAGGCGATCCTCGAGATTTACCAGCGACTTCGTCCTGGAGATCCACCGATCGCTGATCAGGCGCAAAACCTCTTCGACGGACTCTTCTTCAACCCTGACCGATACGACCTTTCAAAGGTCGGTCGTCTCAAGTTGAACTACAAGTTCCACCACGAAGTCGTAGAGCCGCTTGAAACACGCGAAAAAGAGATCAAGAAAGAGCTCGAGAGCGCCAAAGGTAAGTCACGCGACAACCTTGAGAAGGAGCTCGCTGAAATCGAAGAGAAGCTCGAGCCATGGCGCATTCAGACGCTTCGCGAAGAGGATATCATCGAGACCGTGCGCTACCTGATCGAGCTTCGAAACGGTCGCGGCACCATCGACGATATCGACCACCTCGGAAACCGACGTGTTCGTACCGTGGGTGAGCTCCTCGAGAACCAGTTCCGCATCGGACTCGTTCGCATGGAGCGCAGCATCCGTGAGCGTATGCTCTCGCACGAAATCAACATGGTGACCCCTGACGAGCTTATCAACCACAAGCCTGTCAGCGCCGTGATCAAAGAGTACTTCGGCTCAAGCCAGCTCTCGCAGTTCATGGACCAGACCAACCCATTGTCGGAAGTGACGCACAAGCGTCGTCTTTCGGCGCTTGGACCCGGAGGTCTGACCCGTGATCGCGCTGGCTTCGAAGTTCGCGACGTTCACGTCACTCACTACGGCCGTATCTGTCCTATCGAGACGCCTGAGGGTCCGAACATCGGCCTTATCGCCTCGTTGTCGACCTATGCGCGTATCAACGAGTACGGCTTCATCGAGACCCCTTACCGCGCTGTGGTGGGTGGGAAAGTTACCGATAAGGTGCGCTTCTACTCGGCTCTCGAAGAGCAAACCCACGTGATCGCTCAGGCGAACGCACCGATCGATGATGAAGGTAACTTCCTCAACGAGTTGGTAGCAGCCCGTGAGGCAGGCGACCCGACCATGGCTACGCCTGAGCGCGTAACCCTCATGGACGTTAGCCCGAACCAGCTTGTGTCTGTTGGTGCAGGCCTCATTCCGTTCCTCGAGAACGATGACGCAAACCGCGCGTTGATGGGCTCGAACATGCAGCGTCAGGCTGTTCCTCTCTTGCGCTCCAACTCACCGCTTGTCGGTACCGGCCTTGAGCGCGATGTCGCCCGTGATTCGGGTGTGACCATCGTCGCCAAGCAATCGGGTTGGGTCGAGAGCGTTGACGCTGAGCGTATCGTGGTGCGTCCTGAGCAAGGAACCGACGATCTCTTTGTGAAGCCTGATATCTACAAGCTTACGAAGTTCTCGCGCTCCAACCAGGCAACCTGCATCAACCAGAAGCCAATCATCGATGTTGGCGATTGGGTTGAGAAGGGCGAAATCCTCGCTGATGGTCCTTCGACCGAGCGCGGCGAGCTCGCTCTTGGTCAAAACGTCATCGTGGCCTTCATGCCATGGGGCGGATACAACTTCGAGGACTCGATTCTTTTGAGTGAGCGCCTCGTTCAAGACGATGTTTACACGTCGGTTCACATCGAAGAATTCGAGTGTGTGGCGCGTGAAACCAAGCTTGGCGCCGAAGAGATCACCCGTGATATCCCCAATGTGGGTGAAGAAGGACTCGCGAACCTCGATGAGTCCGGAATCGTTCGCATCGGCGCTGAGGTCAAGTACGACGACATCCTCGTGGGTAAGATTACTCCGAAGGGTGAGACTACGCTTTCGCCAGAAGAGAAGCTCCTCCGAGCGATCTTCGGTGAGAAAGCTGGTGACGTTCGTGACACCTCGCTCAGAATGCCTCCAGGCACGCAGGGCACCGTCATCGGCGCTAAAGTCTTCGCTCGCGAAGATGTGGCCAAAGACGACCGTGCAACTGAGATTGAAAACGCTGAAGAGAAGAAGCTTCTCAAAGACCAGAACGACGAGATCCGAATTCTTCGTGATGCTGCGTATCGAAAGATGCTCGCGTTGCTCGAAGGCAAGAAGGTCAAAGTCAATCTTGTGGACGAGGCAAACAGCGTTCTTCTCAAAGAAGGCACCAAGATCTCCGAGAAAGTTCTCGAAGATGTTCCTCGCCGCTACTGGGCCGATATCGTCGTCGACGACGAGACTTCGGACAAGCTGATGAGCATCCTCGCCGATGTTGAGGACCAGATTCTCATCATCCGTATGAACTACGGCGACAAAATCGAGAAATTGCGCACCGCTGACGACCTCTCACCAGGCGTCATCAAGATGGTTAAGGTTTATGTGGCCATCAAGCGTAAGATTCAGGTCGGCGATAAGATGGCCGGTCGCCACGGTAACAAAGGTGTGATCAGCCGCATCCTTCCAATGGAAGACCTTCCTTACCTTGAGGATGGTACTCCTGTGGATGTGGTTCTCAACCCGCTCGGTGTTCCAAGCCGTATGAACGTGGGTCAGATCCTCGAGACGCACCTTGGTTGGGCGGCTCGAAACCTCGGGCGCCGAATTGGTGAGATGCTCGAAGAAGCTCAGAAGCCTGAAAACCTTCGCAAGTGGCTCCTCGACATCTTCCACAACGACGACCACCAGGCGATCATCAAGTCCTTGGACGACGACGGTTTGCTCGAGTACGCCAAGACCTGCACCAAAGGCGTGCACATGGCGACTCCGGTGTTCGACGGTGCCCCAGAGAAGACCATCCGTGAATTCCTCGCGAAGTCGGGTGTTTCTTCAACGGGTCAAAGTGTGCTCTTCGACGGTAGGACTGGAGAGGCGTTTGATAACGATGTGACCGTCGGAATCATGTACGTGCTCAAGTTGCACCACCTTGTCGACGATAAGATCCACGCTCGTTCGATTGGACCGTACAGCCTCGTCACGCAGCAACCGCTCGGTGGTAAGGCTCAGTTCGGTGGTCAGCGACTCGGTGAGATGGAGGTCTGGGCAATTGAGGCGTACGGCGCAGCCTACACGCTTCAGGAATTCCTGACCGTTAAGTCTGACGACGTTCAAGGTCGTACTCGAATCTATGAGTCGATCGTCAAAGGTGATTTCACCCTTGATCCGGGCTTGCCAGAGAGCTTCAACGTGTTGATCAAAGAGCTTCACTCGTTGTGCTTGAACGTAGAGCTGCTTGAGAATGTCGCCTGA